A window of Nonomuraea angiospora genomic DNA:
CGCCTCCGGCGAGTGCGGCCGCCGCAACATCGGCGCCAGCATGGTCGTCGACCCGCTCGGCATCACCCGGGCCCGCCTCGGCGACGCGCCGGGCCTGCTCTGGGCCGACGCCTCCATGGAGGAGCTCGAACGAGCCCGCCTCAGCCTCCCCGTCCTCGAGAACCGGCGCTTCGCCGTCGACCCCCGATTGGAGCGACATGTCTAAGTACGCGACGGCTGCCCTGCTCGGCGCCGCCCTCCTGCTGGCCGGCTGCGGTGCCAACCCCGAGGAGGCCCAGGGCGCGCTGAGCTCCCAGCCCGCCGCCTCCGGCACCGAGGCCGCCCAGGGCAAGGACCAGGCCCTGTACGACCGGCTGCCCGACAAGGTGAAGACCGCCGGCAAGCTGGTCTCGGTGAACAACGGCTCGTTCCCGCCGTACGAGATCGCCGGTGCGGACGGCAAGTCCATGACCGGCGCCGCCGCCGACCTGTCGGAGGCCCTGGGACAGGTGCTCGGCGTCAAGATCGAGCACGTCACCGTGGACGGCCTGCCCAGCCAGCTCACCGGCATCGCGTCGGGCCGCTACGACCTGGCCATCGGCCCGGTGGGCGACTTCGCCGACCGGCAGAAGGCCAACGACTTCGTGGACTGGGTCAAGGAGTTCGTGGTCTTCGCCGTGCCGAAGGGGAACCCCAAGAAGATCAACTCGGTGGCGGACACGTGCGGGCTGAAGATCTCGGTCATGGCCGGCGGCTCCGCCGAAGCCGTGATCAAGAACCAGTCCGAGACCTGCGCCAAGGACGGCAAGCCGAAGATCACCGTGCAGTCGTACAAGGACCAGCCCACCTCCGTGCTGGCGGTCAGCTCGGGCCGGGCCGACGCGTTCTTCTCCTCGCAGGCGCCGCTCACCTACTTCGTTTCGCAGTCCGGCGGCAAGCTGGAGCTGGCCGGCAAGGGGCAGAGCAACGGCTTCGACGACCTTTACCAGGGGGCCGTCGTCGGCAAGGACTCGCCGCTGCGTGACGTGGTCAAGGACGGCATCCAGAAGCTGATCGACAACGGCACCTACGCCAAGATCATGGACAGGTGGGGCACGTCCGACAACAAGCTGGACAAGGCCGGCGTCAACCTGGCGGGATCATGAGCGGACTGCCGGACGTCGACGTCGCGGGCGCGTCCCGCACGCGCCATCCGCTGCGCTGGGTGGCCTCGATCATCCTGCTGGTGTTGGCCGCCCAGCTCGTGAGCCTGCTGGTCACCAACCCCAACTTCCAGTGGGACGTGGTCTTCCGTTACGTCAACGCGCAGGTCATCGGCCAGGGCATCTTCACCACGCTGCTGCTCACCGTGATCGCGATGTTCGTGGGCGTGGTGCTCGGGGTGCTGCTGGCCATCGGCCGGCTCTCCGAGAACCCCGTCGCGCGGGCGGCCTGCGGGCTCTACGTGTGGTTCTTCCGCGGCACGCCGGTGCTGGTGCAGCTCGTGCTCTGGTACAACCTGTCGTACCTGCTGCCCAAGATCTCCCTCGGCATCCCGTTCGGCCCGGAGTTCATCAGCGCCGACACGAACCTGGTCATCACCCCGCTGCTCGCGGCCATCCTCGGGCTCGGGCTGAACGAGGGCGCGTACATGGCGGAGATCATCCGCGGCGGGCTCATGTCGGTGGACCCCGGGCAGACCGAGGCCGCCTCGGCGCTCGGCATGAGCAACGCGCGCACCTTCCGCAGGATCGTGCTGCCGCAGGCCATGCGGTTCATCATCCCGCCCACCGGCAGCCAGGTGATCAGCATGCTGAAGGCCACGTCGCTGGTGAGCGTCATCGCCCTGGCCGACCTGCTCTACACGGTGCAGTCGATCTACAACCGCACCTTCCAGACCATCCCGCTGCTGATCGTCGCCTGCGTCTGGTACCTGGTCATCACCTCGATCCTGTACGTCGGCCAGTCGTTCATCGAGCGGCACTACGCCCGCGGGGCCACCAGGCACGCGCCGCAGAGCTTCTGGGCCTTCCTGACCTTCCGCCGGCGCCGTCCCTCGGAGGTGACGTCATGACCGTCCCCATGGTCCACGCCCACGCCGTGCGCAAGCACTTCGGCCACCTCGAAGTCCTCAAGGGCATCGACCTGGACGTCCAGGCGGGGGAGGTCGTGGTGATCCTCGGCCCCTCCGGGTCGGGCAAGTCGACGTTCCTGCGCTGCGTGAACCACCTGGAGGCCATCGACGGCGGCTCCATCTTCGTGGACGGGGAGCTGATCGGGTTTCAGGAGTCCGGCGGCAAGGTGCGGCACCTGCGCAAGAGCGAGATCACCCGCCAGCGGCGGGAGATCGGCATGGTCTTCCAGCAGTTCAACCTGTTCCCGCACTTCACGGTGTTGCAGAACGTCATGGAGGCGCCGGTCGGCGTGCGCCGCGAGCCGCGCGGGCAGGCCCGCGAACGGGCGCTCGGCCTGCTGCGCCGCGTCGGCCTGGAGGACAAGGCGGGCAGCTACCCCAGGCAGCTCTCCGGCGGGCAGCAGCAGCGGGTGGCGATCGCCAGGGCGCTGGCGATGCGGCCCAAGCTGATGCTGTTCGACGAGCCGACCAGCGCGCTGGACCCGGAGCTGGTCGGTGAGGTGCTGGCCACCATGAAGGGCCTCGCCGAGGACGGGCTGACCATGATCGTGGTGACCCACGAGATCGGGTTCGCGCGGGAGGTGGCCGATCGGGTGGTGTTCATGGACGGCGGCGTCGTGGTCGAGTCGGGCACGCCCAAGGAGGTCCTCGACAACCCCACCAGCCCCCGCACCAAGGCCTTCCTCAGCCGCGTCCTGTAGGCCCCCGCGGGCGTCGTCCCTTCCTCTGCTCCCCGGAGGACGGATGAGACGTCGGCGGGAAAGCCGCGGACGGGCCTATCGTAGGTCGGATGGACACCCAGCGTTTGATCATGCGCAGATGGCGCGACGAAGACCGGGAACCATTCGCCGCGATGAACGCCGACCCCGAGGTGATGGAGCACTTCCCCGCCCCGCTCACCCGCGCCGAGAGCGACCACTTCGTCGACAGGATCGAGGAGGAGTTCGACAAGGCCGGCCACGGGCTGTGGGCGCTGGAGGTGCGCGACAGCGGCGAGTTCATCGGCTTCGCCGGCCTGATCTGGCAGACCTTCGACGCGCCGTTCCTGCCCGCGTGGGAGATCGGGTGGCGGCTGGCACGCCCCGCCTGGGGCCACGGGTACGCCACCGAGGCGGCCAGGCAGGTGCTCAGGTACGCGTTCGAGGAGGCCGGACTGGACGAGATCGTCTCCATGACGGCCAAGAGCAACGTCCGCTCCCAGGCCGTGATGAAGCGCCTGGGCATGACCCACCTGACCGACTTCGGCCACACGCGGCTGGCGCCGGACCACCCCCTGTTCCCGCACGTGGCCTACCACATCAGGCGTCCGTAGGGGCGCTCATGGCGTAGAGGACGTCGCGCAGGGCGGGCTCGCGGCCGCGTAGCCAGACCAGCCGCAGCGCCAGCGCGGGCGTCTCGAAGCCGAGCCGCATCAGAGCGCCGGAGGCCAGGTCGGGCTCCAGCGCGAAGTCCGGCAGCAGCGCGCTGCCGAGCCCCTGCCTGGCCCATTCGCGGGCGGTGGCGATGCTGGTCAGCTCCCTGCGCGGCACCTCCGCGCCGAACACCCGGTCGGCGGCCAGCCGGATCGAGCAGCCCGGCGGGCTGACCAGCAGCGGCTCCCGATCCCCGTCCGGCGCTGCGACCAGCGCCAGCCCGACCTCACCCACGTCCAGGAAGTCCAGATCGGGCGCCACCGGCCCGGAGCCGGGGTCGTACGGCATGGTGAACCCGAGCCCGCCGATCCGCGGGCCCGTGTCCACCAGGAGCACCGCGTCCAGCTCGCCGGCCGCCACCCCGGCCAGCAGCGACTGCCTGGTGTGCGAGCGCACGTCCACGTCCAGGTCGGGGTGGCGTTCCGACAAACGGCGGATCACGGCGGGCATCCGGGCCGCGGCGAGCATCTCCAGCGCGCCGATCCGCACCTTGCGCCGCTGCCCGGTGACGGCGCGGCGCACCTCGTCGGCGTGGTCGAGCAGCCCCGGTGCCCGCGCCAGCAGCGTGGCGCCCTGCTCGGTCAGCCGCATGCCCTGAGGCGTGCGCTCGAAGAGCGCGACCCCGAGGCTCCGCTCCAGGCGGCGCACCTGCTCCGACACCGACGCGGGGGCGAGGCCGAGGCTGTTCGCCGCCCCGGTGACGGTACCCGTCCTCGCCACCGCGACGAACCCGCGCAACTGCCGCAAATCCATATCCGCCAGCATACGGTTTTCCCGAACGCCCCCTGAGGCAGCGCCTGTTGAGGGCGGATGCGGCGTTTCAGCAGGCTGGGCGCATGATGTTCGGATTCTCCCTCGCCTACTTCCTCGTGATCCTCGACACGACCGTGCTGACGATCGCGCTGCCCGATCTGCGGGCCTCGCTCGGCGGCTCGCTGGCCGGGCAGCAGTGGGCGGTGAACGCGTACACGGTCGCCTTCGCCGCCTCGCTGCTCGTCGGGGGAGCGGTGGCCGACCGGTACGGCGCGGCCCGGATCTTCAAGGCCGGCGTGGTGGCCTTCGGCGCGATCTCGCTGCTGAGCGCCGCGGCGCCGCACCTGGGCGTGCTGGTCGGGCTGCGGGCCCTGCTGGGCGTGGCGGGCGCGCTCTGCACGGGCGGCTCGCTCGGACTGCTCCCGCAGCTCTTCCCCGACCCGGCCGCCCGCGCCCGCGCCACCGGTCTGTGGGCGGCCATCACCGGCACCGCGCTCGCCGCCGGCCCGCTGCTGGGCGGTCTCCTGGTGGACCTGTACGGCTGGCGCGCCGTCTTCCTGCTCAACCCGCCCCTCGCCCTGATCAGCCTGCTGGCCATGCGCCGGGTCAGCTCGCCGCGCGGCCACCGCGGGATCGACTGGCGGGTCCAGGCGCTGGCCTGCGCGTTCCTGGCCCTGGTGGCGCAGGCCCTGATCGGCCCCTCGGTCCTGGCGGGCGTCGCGGCCCTGGCCGTACTGGCCGCGCTGGTGCCGGTGGAGCGCCGCAGCCACGCCCCCGCGCTGCCCGGCGGCCTGCTCGCCGCCACCTGGCCCGAACTGCTCGCCGGCACGGTGGCCAACTTCGCCTTCGCCGGCGCCCTGTTCGTCCTCACCCTCCTGCTGCAGGACACCCGCCACCTGACCCCGCTGGCCGCCGGGCTGGCCTTCCTGCCGCTCACCCTCCCCATGACCGTGAACCCGCTGCTCACCGGCCGCCTGGTGGCCCGCCACGGCCCGCGCCCGCCGATCCTGTGCGGCCTGGCCCTGCTCGCGACCGGCCTGGCCGGCGTCGCCCTCACGGACGCGCTGGCGTGGTGGCTGGTGGTGATGGGGTTCGGGCTGTCGTTCGTGCTGCCCGCGCTGATGGCGGGCATGGTCAACAGCGCGCCGCCGGGGACGGCGGGCACGGCGGGCGGCGTCCTGAACGCCTTCCGCCAGGCCGGCGCGACCCTCGGCGTGGCGGTCATGGGCGTCGTCGGCCGGCCCCTGCTGGCGGCGGCCGTCCTGACGGCCCTGACCTGCCTGTGCTACGCGGCGGGCGCCTGGCGCGCCCGCACTGCCGCCCTGACCTGACTTGCGAGTATCGTGATCGGCGCAGGGCCGGGGGTTTGTCGGGGATGGTGAGGTGGAGCGTGCGTTTCCAGCATTCGAGTGACATCTGGCGGGACTTCCCGGAGCTCGTCCCCGGCGTGCTGGTCGCGTCGGGCGTCTCGGCGGACGTCTCCGCCGACGACTCGATCCTCGAGCTCGGCGAGCTCGCCGCGGCGCGGCTCGAGACCTCCTCGGAGGGCGAGCTGCCGGAGATCCAGGCGTGGCGGCGGGCGTTCTCGAAGATGGGCCTCAAGCCGACCCAGTACCGCTGCGCCTCGGAGTCCCTGCTGCGCCGCTTCCGCAAGGAGGGCGCGCTGCCGCGCCTGCACCCGCTGATCGACTTGTGCAACGCGTTCTCCCTCGCGTACGCGATCCCGGTGGCGGTGTTCGACGTCTCCAAGATCTCGCAGTACGTGGAGGTCAGGTACGCGGCGGGCGACGAGACGTACCTGACCTTCTCCGGCGAGACCGAGCACCCGCCGCCCGGCGAGGTGATCTTCGCCGACGCGGAGGGCAGGGCGCACGCCCGCCGCTGGACCAACCGCCAGAGCGGCCACTCGGCCGTCCGCGACACGACCACCGACGTCCTGATCGTCGCCGAGGCGCTGCACGAGACGGCCGGGAAGGACGTCGAGTCCCTCATGGCCGGGCTCTCGGACGAGCTGGCCGCCGTCTGGTCCATGACGCCGCCGGACTACACGATCCTCGGCCCGGCCGAGCCCCGGTTCGAGTTCCCGGCGTGACATGAAGCGGCCCGGGACCGTGCTCGGTCCCGGGCCGTTCGCCGTGCGCGTGCCGGACTACACGTCGTAGTACAGCTCGAACTCGTGCGGGTGCGGGCGCAGGCGGATCGGGTCGACCTCGTTCTCCCGCTTGTAGGAGATCCACGTCTCGATCAGGTCAGGCGTGAAGACGCCGCCCTCGAGCAGGTAGTCGTGGTCCTCCTCCAGCGCGTTGAGCACGTCGGTGAGCGAGCCGGGCACCTGCGGGATGTTGCGGGCCTCCTCCGGCGGCAGCTCGTAGAGGTCCTTGTCGACGGGCTCCGGCGGCTCGATCTTGTTGCGGATGCCGTCGATGCCCGCCATCAGCATCGCCGCGAAGGCGAAGTACGGGTTGCAGGACGGGTCGGGCACGCGGAACTCGATGCGCTTGGCCTTCGGGTTGGAGCCCGTGATCGGGATCCGGACGCAGGCCGACCGGTTGCGCTGGGAGTAGACCAGGTTGACCGGGGCCTCGTAGCCGGGGACCAGGCGGTGGTAGGAGTTGACCGTCGGGTTGGTGAAGGCCAGCAGCGACGGCGCGTGCTTGAGCAGGCCGCCGATGTAGTAGCGGGCCGTGTCGGACAGGCCCGCGTAGCCGACCTCGTCGTAGAAGAGCGGCGAGCCGTCCTTCCACAGCGACTGGTGGCAGTGCATGCCGGAGCCGTTGTCACCGAAGATCGGCTTGGGCATGAACGTGACCGTGTGACCGAACTCGAGCGCCGTGCTCTTGATGATGTACTTGTACAGCATCAGGTTGTCGGCGGTCTTGAGCAGCGTGCCGAACTTGAAGTCGATCTCCGCCTGGCCCGCCGTGCCGACCTCGTGGTGCTGCATCTCGACGTCGATGCCGCACTCGATGAGGTTGCGCACCATCTCGGAGCGCAGGTCGGTGAAGTGGTCCATCGGCGGGACCGGGAAGTAGCCGCCCTTGTAGCGCGGCTTGTAGCCGAGGTTGCCGCCCTCGGTGGCCTTGCCGGTGTTCCAGGCGCCCTCGATGGAGTCGATGTAGTAGTAGCCGGCGTTCTGCTTCGTCTCGAAGCGCACGTCGTCGAAGATGTAGAACTCGGCCTCGGGTCCGAAGTAGACCGTGTCGGCGATGCCCGTGCCCCGGAGGAACTCCTCGGCCTTGCGCGCGACGTTACGCGGGTCGCGGCTGTAGGCCTCGCCGGTCAGCGGGTCGTGCACGAAAAAGTTCAGGTTGAGCGTCTTGTGCTGGCGGAACGGGTCCACCACGGCGCTGGACGGGTCGGGCAGCAGAAGCATGTCGGACTCGTGGATCGCCTGGAAACCGCGGATCGACGAGCCGTCGAACATGAGTCCGTCGGTGAAGACGCTCGCGCTGAAGTTTTCTACCGGGAAGGTGAAGTGGTGAGTCGTCCCCGGCAGGTCGGTGAACCTGACATCGACGAACTGCACCCCTTCGTCACTGATGAACTTCAGGACGTCGTCGGCGGAGTTGAACACTCTCGAACCTCCCTGGGGACTGGCCATCATGCCGACGCTAGGGCGTGGCCGTTTCCGTGTGGTGTCTCGATTGTTTCGCACATGTTACGCAGGTCAGGTGCCCTTGGAAGCGGTGCAACCCTCGGAATCGTCCTCTTCCAGCTCGTACGGATCGATGGGCGCTCCCGTGGGCGCCACCGTACCCCGAGGCGAGTCCTCGAACACCGGATGAATGAACTCGTCCCGCGTGTCGCAGCTCGCCGGTGTGCTGCTCGCCCCCCAGCTCAGCGGCCACACCACCAGCCGTCCCTCCTCACGGTACAGCCACACCTTGCCGGTGGGATGGGCGACCACCCGGATGGTGGTGTCCGGCCGGCCCGGTCGGTGCACGGCGTAGACGACGAGGTGGTTCAGCTTGAGCTCGACGCCGCGGCGGCCGCCGTCCTTGAAGGTGCCCAGCTTGACCCGGCCGTGCACCTTGATCACGTCGGTGGCGAACTCGGCCGTGCCCTTGGCGAACTGGATGACGAAGGGCGCGGCCTTCTTCTTGTGCTTCTTCGCGTACTCGGAGAACCAGTCGCGCTGCTCGGCGTCCAGCAGCTTGGTGAACGCCGACGGCTTGCCGCCCAGGAGCGTCTTCCTGTCCAGGAAGGCCGCCGTCAGCAGCTCGCGGGTGCGCTTCAGGCCCTTCGCGACGTCCTTCTCCGACAGCCCGCCCAGCGCCTTCGCCTCCGGCATCGCGAAGCCGGCGGCCCCCTCGGAGTACTTCTCGGCGGGGGATCCGGCGAACGGGCTCGCCGGCTCCTCGCCGGCGCCCTCCGCCGGCTCCTGGGTGGCCTCGTCCGCCGGATTGCCGGCGGGTTCGACGTCCGGCTCGTCGATCGGCACCGGGGGTTCGTCCACGACGACGCCTGGGGTGAGCAGATCGGGACGGAAGACCACGATCACCCCCGCGGACGCGATCAGCGAGGTGACCACGGCCATCGCGATCCACGCCCGCCCGACCCGCCGCCGCGGCTCGGGCCCGTATCCCCCGTTTCCCCCGGATTCTCCGGATAAGTGCGCCGACCTGCTCTCGCGTCTGGCTGTGCGGTCGGTACGCCGCTGTTCTTTCGCGCCTTTGACGGCCGCGGCGCGCATCCTGCGCTGTTGCTCCTCGTCGATCTGCGCGACCAGCTCGTTGAAGCGCGCGTCAAGGTCATCCCCGTGTGGCATGGCGTACATGATGGCCGTTCCGCGACGCGGTTGGGTCACGATGCCGACCGGCCTGCCGGGCGGATACCGTTGGGGGCATGAGCAGCAAGGAGCCTCGCTGGACGCAGACCTGGCTGGGCGGGGTCAGGTCCGCCGGGGTCGATCTCGGATACCCGGGGGAGCGCCTGGGGCTGCCCGAGGAGGGCAGCGGGTCGATCGCCGGCTGGGGGCGCAGGATCGCCGCGCTGGTCATCGACTGGATGATCTGCACGTGGGTCGTCGTGCAGCTGCTGCTCAGGATGAATCCGGCCGAGCAGCCGTGGGCGCCCGCGCTCGTCTTCGCCGTGCAATACCTGATCCTGGTCGGGTTCATGGGGCAGACGTTCGGCCACCGGCTGGCGGGCATCAGGGTGGCGGCGATGGACGGCGGCGACCCGCGCTGGCTGCCCGCGCTGGTGCGCTCGGTGCTCCTGTGCCTGGCCCTGCCCGCCCTGATCTGGGACCGCGACCACCGCGGGCTGCACGACCGCGTGTCCAACACGATGGTCGTCCGCATGTAGCCGAGTAAAAAGCCGTACCGGGTTTAAAAACGTACCCGGTACGGTTTATGCTGCCCTCATGGGGTTGAGGGAGCGGAAGAAGGAGCAGACGCGGCGCCGGATCGCCGAGGTGGCGCTGCGGCTGTTCGACGAGCGCGGCTACGACGCGGTGACCGTCAACGAGATCGCCGAGGCGGCCGGGGTCGCCAAGGTGACGCTGTTCAACTACTTCCCGACCAAGGACTGCCTCGTCATCGAAGGGGTCAAGGAGGACCTGGCGGCGATCGTGGCCGGGCGGGGCGAGGGGCGCTCGCCCCTTGAGGCGCTGCGCGAGCACTACCGCTCGATGGCCGCCCAGGGCGCGGGAGCGGTGGACGTCGAGGCGCTGCTGGCGAGGGTGCGGGTGATCTCGTCGAGCCAGGCCCTGATGGGCGCGCTGCACGGGGTGCACATGAGCGAGCGCCATGAGCTGGCCGAGGCCCTCGGGGAGGCCTACCCCGGCGACGATCTGACCGCGCGGCTCATGGCCGGGCAGATCAGCGCCGCCGTCACCACCGTCCAGGAGGCCTTCTTCCAGCGCATCGCCACGGGCGAGCCGCTGGAGGAGGCGGGCCGGCGGCTGGCGGGCGACGTGGAGCTGGCCTTCGACCTCCTGGAGCACGGCCTCACACACGTAAAAAAGGGGATAAATCATGAAAAAGGGGATCAACTATGATGTCGGGTTCCTGCCGGGTGACAGCCTGAGCCGCAGGTCGTTTCACATCGAGGACGTCCGGCGCGACATGCGGACGATCGCGGAGGACCTGCACTGCACGTCCGTACGCATCTCCGGCCGCGACCCCGAGCGCGTCGAGGCGGCCGCCAGGCAGGCCGCGGCGGCCGGGCTCGAGATCTGGTTCACCCCGTTCCCCGTGGACCTCACGCAGGACGCGATGCTGGCGCTCTTCGCGGACGCGGCCCGGCGCGCCGAGTCGGTGCGCCGCGACGGAGCCGAGGTCGTGCTGGTCACCGGCTGCGAGATCACCGCCTTCGGCCACGGCTTCATCGACGGCGACGGGTACGGCGACCGGCTCGGCGCCATGATGGCCGGCGGCATGGAGTGGTGGACCTCCCTCGCGCAGGTCATGCCCCGCTTCAACGCCTACCTGGCGAAGGTGGCCGGGACCGTGCGGCCGCTGTTCGGCGGCCGGCTGAGCTACGCCTCGGCGCCGTGGGAGCCGGTCGACTGGGCCCCGTTCGACGTGGCGGGCGTGGACGCCTACCGAGCCGCCTACAACGCCCACGACTTCGCGGACGAGCTACGCGCCCGGTTCAAGCACGGCAAACCGGTCGCCGTGACGGAGTTCGGCACCTGCGCGTACCGCGGCGCGGGCGAGCGCGGCGGCTCGGCCTGGGTGGTGCCCGAGGGCGCGGTGCGCGACGAGGGCGAGCAGGTGCGCTACTTCACCGAGCTGATGGACATCTTCGAGCAGGAGGGCGTGGAGACCGCGCTGTGGTTCACGTTCGCCGCCTTCAACCGGCCCGGCGAGGCCGACCTGGGCTCCTACGGCGTGGTCAGGATGCTCGACGAGCGGCGCTGGGAGCCCAAGGAGGTCTTCCACGCCATGGCCGCTAGATACGGGCGCAGCTGAAGATGGCCGTGCCCGGCAGGTGCCGGCCGCGCAGCGGGCTCCAGCCGCCCCACACCCGCTCGTGCCCCTCCGGCCACTCCGGCTCCAGCAGCCCCGTGACGGTCAGCCCGGAGGCGACCAGCAGGTTGACCCAGTCACCCATGGTGCGGTGGTGCTCGGCGTAGGTGACCGTGCCCCGTTCGTCGCGCTCCTCGTAAGGGGAGCGGTCGAAGTAGGACCGGTCGGACGTCAGCCCGCGCGGCCCCGGATCGTCAGGGAACGCCCACCGGATCGGATGGCTCACCGAGAACACGAACCGGCCGCCCGGCCTGAGCACCCGCCGCACCTCGCGGAAGACGGCGAGCGGGTCGGCCACGAACGGCAGCGCGCCGAACGCCGAGCAGGCCAGGTCGAAGGCGGCCGCGGCGAACGGCAGCGACTCGGCGTCGGCCTGGACCACGGGCACGCGCAGCCCCGTGTCGAGGTCGATGCGCTGGGAGTGGCGCAGCTGCCGGTGCGAGATGTCGAACGCGGCCACCTGCGCGCCCTGCGTCACCAGCCACCGGGCGCACTGCGCCGCCCCGCAGCCGATCTCCAGCACGCGCCGCCCGCGCACCTCGCCCAGGAGGTGCGCGTCGGCCTCGTCGACGCCCTCGGGGCACCACACGAACCCGGTGTCGCGCAGGAACTCACCGTGTTCGAGCTGGTAGTCGTCGGCGTTGCCGTCCCACCACCAGCGGTTGGCCCGTGCGGAGGAGGACAGCACTAGCGCATCTTGGGGCCGCGTGGCATGCGCGCGCCCTTGGGCATGGGGCCCTTGGGCAGCGGCATGTTCTTCGGCAGCGAGCGCAGCCGGTCCTTCACCTCGTTGACCGCGGGCTTCTTGAGGTTGCGCGGCAGCTTCATCAGGTGGCGCTGCAGCTTGCCGAGCGGCACCTGCCCCTCGCCGTCACCGCACTGGATGTCGTAGATCTCGATGCCCAGGACCACCCGCGCGACCCGCTTCTTCTCGGCCGCCAGCATCTTCGCCACCCGGTTGCCCGGCCCCTCGGACACCAGCACGACGCCCGGATAGCCGACCACGAGGTGGATGAGGTCCTGGTCGCGGGTGACCGCGATGGCAGGGGTGACCTGCCAGTTGCCGCGCATGCCCTGCAGCACCGCCGCCGCGGCACCCGTCTGGCCGTGCAAGATCGAATATTGGGCCTTCTGGGCGAGCTGCCCGAACACCACCAGACCGACCGTGAGCGCGGCCAGCACACCGATGAACACCGAATACCACAAGTAGTCCGTGACCAGGCCGATCACGACGACCACAGCCAGCGTGCCCACCGCCGAGAGGAAGACGATGGGCAACCCCTTGGGGTTGGCCTGCTTGATGATCTGCGCGATCATGCGGAGCTGCTTGATGCGCCCCGGCTTCTCTGGATCCTCGGACTTTGCCATGCTCTGAAGGATACAAACCAACAGGTGCGGTATGGAAAACGTGACCCCGCCATTTCGCGCACGGCTAGATCCTCACGGTCGCCGAAAGACGCGGATCGGCCGCGTGGCGGCCCGCCTCGACCGTGTGAACGCCCTCCACGGTCCGCCAGCCGCCGTCCTCCCAGACCTGGAAGGCCCGCTCCGGCAGGAACACGGTCGTGAGCACGCTCTCCCCGGGCGCCGCCTCGACCACGTCGAACCCGGCCAGCGCCCCGTCGACGTACACCTGCACGACCTCGCGGCCCGGGCGGTCGCCGGTGTTGGTGACCGCCACCGTCACGGTCGTGCCCTCGGCCGCGATCGAGTCGTACGACCAGGTCGTGTAGCCCAGGCCGTGCCCGAACCAGAACGCCGGCGCGCGGCCCGAACGCTCCCACGCCCGGTAGCCGATCGACGTCCCCTCCTCATAGGCCACCACACCGTCCACCGGCGTCACGCCGGCCACCGGAGCGTCCTCCAGCCGCCGCGGCCACGTGGTGGGCAGCCGCCCGCCCGGCTCGGCGTCCCCGAACAGCACGTCCGCCAGCGCCGCCCCCGCCTCCTGCCCGGGGAACCAGGTGAGCAGCACGGCCGCCACCTCCTCCGCCCACGGCAGCTCGACCGGCGAACCCGCGTTGACCACCACGACGGTGCGCGGGCTGGCCGCGGCCACCGCGTGGATGAGCTCGTCCTGCCGCCCAGGCAGCCTGAGGTCCGCGCGGTCGAAGCCCTCGCTCTCCACCTCCGGCATGGTCGCGGCCACGACCACCGCCACGTCGCACTCCGCCGCCACCCGCACGGCCTCGGCCATGAGCTCGTCCTCGCCGGGGCCGGGGATCGCGTGGCCGACCGTGAAGGACACGGACGCCATCCCGCCGAACGCCCCGGCCGCGTGCGTCACGACCACCTCGTACGCCTGACCTGCCGCCATCGCCAGGCCGATCCGCCGCTCGGGCGGCGGCGGGAACGCCCTGGCGGGGTCGCCGCCGTCCAGGCCGATGCTCTCGTCGAGGACGGTCTCGCCGTTGACGGTGACGGCGAAGGCGCCCACGCCCGCGACCGACAGCCGGTGCTCGCCCGAAACGTCCGGCGTGTACGTGGTACGCAGCCGGACC
This region includes:
- a CDS encoding TetR/AcrR family transcriptional regulator is translated as MGLRERKKEQTRRRIAEVALRLFDERGYDAVTVNEIAEAAGVAKVTLFNYFPTKDCLVIEGVKEDLAAIVAGRGEGRSPLEALREHYRSMAAQGAGAVDVEALLARVRVISSSQALMGALHGVHMSERHELAEALGEAYPGDDLTARLMAGQISAAVTTVQEAFFQRIATGEPLEEAGRRLAGDVELAFDLLEHGLTHVKKGINHEKGDQL
- the glnA gene encoding type I glutamate--ammonia ligase, which gives rise to MFNSADDVLKFISDEGVQFVDVRFTDLPGTTHHFTFPVENFSASVFTDGLMFDGSSIRGFQAIHESDMLLLPDPSSAVVDPFRQHKTLNLNFFVHDPLTGEAYSRDPRNVARKAEEFLRGTGIADTVYFGPEAEFYIFDDVRFETKQNAGYYYIDSIEGAWNTGKATEGGNLGYKPRYKGGYFPVPPMDHFTDLRSEMVRNLIECGIDVEMQHHEVGTAGQAEIDFKFGTLLKTADNLMLYKYIIKSTALEFGHTVTFMPKPIFGDNGSGMHCHQSLWKDGSPLFYDEVGYAGLSDTARYYIGGLLKHAPSLLAFTNPTVNSYHRLVPGYEAPVNLVYSQRNRSACVRIPITGSNPKAKRIEFRVPDPSCNPYFAFAAMLMAGIDGIRNKIEPPEPVDKDLYELPPEEARNIPQVPGSLTDVLNALEEDHDYLLEGGVFTPDLIETWISYKRENEVDPIRLRPHPHEFELYYDV
- a CDS encoding class I SAM-dependent methyltransferase produces the protein MLSSSARANRWWWDGNADDYQLEHGEFLRDTGFVWCPEGVDEADAHLLGEVRGRRVLEIGCGAAQCARWLVTQGAQVAAFDISHRQLRHSQRIDLDTGLRVPVVQADAESLPFAAAAFDLACSAFGALPFVADPLAVFREVRRVLRPGGRFVFSVSHPIRWAFPDDPGPRGLTSDRSYFDRSPYEERDERGTVTYAEHHRTMGDWVNLLVASGLTVTGLLEPEWPEGHERVWGGWSPLRGRHLPGTAIFSCARI
- a CDS encoding DUF4191 domain-containing protein, which translates into the protein MAKSEDPEKPGRIKQLRMIAQIIKQANPKGLPIVFLSAVGTLAVVVVIGLVTDYLWYSVFIGVLAALTVGLVVFGQLAQKAQYSILHGQTGAAAAVLQGMRGNWQVTPAIAVTRDQDLIHLVVGYPGVVLVSEGPGNRVAKMLAAEKKRVARVVLGIEIYDIQCGDGEGQVPLGKLQRHLMKLPRNLKKPAVNEVKDRLRSLPKNMPLPKGPMPKGARMPRGPKMR
- a CDS encoding RDD family protein; this translates as MSSKEPRWTQTWLGGVRSAGVDLGYPGERLGLPEEGSGSIAGWGRRIAALVIDWMICTWVVVQLLLRMNPAEQPWAPALVFAVQYLILVGFMGQTFGHRLAGIRVAAMDGGDPRWLPALVRSVLLCLALPALIWDRDHRGLHDRVSNTMVVRM